In the Parasteatoda tepidariorum isolate YZ-2023 chromosome 3, CAS_Ptep_4.0, whole genome shotgun sequence genome, one interval contains:
- the LOC107437673 gene encoding F-box/LRR-repeat protein 15: protein MEAFERTKLMALNDMDNNNEIVPSLLNIPWTDVLFSNIFPRLEPKDLFSLRAVCTELNFLVSEYLKINKICDFSSVSRTVTLQAFKIFTQDSKNLRVINLSNCKWLDSAALNPLLERNKTLRHLSVCNCVSLSNSSLQVLANNAAYLKMLNLSNCHWPSSSAVISLALNCPKLEFIDLTSCWEVTDEAVCELALNCPGLKTLCVSRVYGITDKSLVVIAHKLNYLEHLHLIGCWRITDYGIRLVGEYCRHLKTLKVEDCRSVTELSLIGLRSRIHIDRISNTLCVRVPRMSLQI from the exons ATGGAAGCATTTGAAAGAACCAAACTGATGGCtttaaatg ATATGGATAACAATAATGAAATAGTGCCTTCTTTGTTAAATATACCATGGACAGATGTATTGTTTAGTAATATATTTCCAAGACTAGAGCCTAAAGATCTTTTCAGTCTACGGGCTGTCTGCACAGAATTAAACTTTTTGGTGTCTGAGtacctcaaaataaataaaatttgtgatttttcatCAGTGTCTCGCACAGTGACTTTgcaagctttcaaaatttttacccaAGATTCCAAGAACTTAAGAGTTATAAACCTCAGCAATTGCAAGTGGTTGGATAGTGCTGCGCTCAATCCTCTTCTTGAGCGTAACAAAACACTACGTCATCTAAGTGTGTGTAACTGTGTATCATTGTCCAATAGTAGCCTGCAAGTATTGGCCAATAATGCAGCTTATTTGAAAATGCTTAATTTGAGTAATTGCCATTGGCCAAGTTCCAGTGCTGTCATTAGTTTAGCATTGAATTGTCCGAAACTTGAATTTATTGACTTGACGAGCTGTTGGGAGGTAACAGATGAAGCTGTTTGTGAATTGGCTCTTAACTGTCCtgg attGAAGACGTTATGTGTATCCCGTGTTTATGGTATTACTGACAAGAGCCTTGTAGTCATtgctcataaattaaattatttggaaCATTTACATTTGATTGGGTGTTGGAGAATAACTGATTATGGAATTAG aCTTGTAGGAGAGTATTGCAGGcacttaaaaacattaaaagttgaAGATTGCCGTTCTGTCACAGAACTAAGTTTGATTGGTCTGCGTTCCCGGATTCATATTGATCGCATATCAAATACGCTATGTGTTCGAGTGCCAAGAATGTCTCTGCagatttaa